CGCCCGCATCACCGTTCCCGGCCGGCCGCCCGTCGAGGTGGGAGAGCGGATCCCGGACAGCGTCATCCGCGGCACCGCCCGCGGGGAGCAGGGCGAGGTGGTGGTGGTCGAGGAGTCCCGCTCCACGGTCACCAAGGAGGTCGGACGGACCCTGGTGGTGGTCGGCGCGGTGGCGCTGCTGGCCGTCGTGGCGGCCGTCCTGCTCGCCGTCCGCCAGGCGAACCGGCTGGCCTCACCGCTCACCGACCTCGCCGAGACGGCGGAACGGCTCGGCTCCGGCGACCCGCGGCCCCGCCACAAGCGCTACGGGGTCCCCGAGCTGGACCGGGTGGCGGACGTACTGGACTCCAGCGCCGAGCGGATCGCCCGGATGCTCACCGCCGAGCGGCGCCTGGCCGCCGACGCCTCGCACCAGCTGCGGACCCCGCTGACGGCCCTGTCGATGCGGCTGGAGGAGATCACGGTCACCGACGACCTGGAGACCGTACGGGAAGAGGCGAGCATCGCCCTGACCCAGGTGGAGCGGCTCACGGACGTGGTGCAGCGGCTGCTGACGAACTCCCGCGACCCGCGGACCGGCTCGGCGGTCCCCTTCGACCTGGACGAGGTCGTCAAGCAGCAGGTGGAGGAGTGGCGGCCGGCCTACCGCAGCGCCGGGCGGGCCATCGTGCGCTCGGGCAAGACGGGCGTGCGGGCCGTGGGCACGCCGGGGGCGGTGTCCCAGGTGCTGGCCACGCTCGTGGAGAACGCGCTGATGCACGGTGGCGGCACGGTGGCGCTGCGTACGCGGGTCATCGGCAACCAGGCGGTGCTGGAGGTCACGGACGAGGGCCCCGGCGTTCCGCCCGACCTCGGCAACCGGATCTTCGAGCGGGCCATCAGCGGCCGCAACTCGACCGGTATCGGCCTCGCCGTCGCCCGTGACCTCGCGGAGGCGGACGGCGGCCGCCTGGAGCTGCTCCAGACGCAGCCGCCGGTGTTCGCCCTGTTCCTCAGCCGGACGGCGCCCGCGACGACGGAGCCCGAGCGTCCGGTCCGCTAGCGGATCCCGCGCAGGGCCGGTACCGCTAGCGGACCGGCGTGGCGGCCGGCTCCGGCGCGAGGGGCGCCGCCGGCGTCGCCGGCGTCGCCGTGGCGGGCTGCCCGTCGCGCTGTTCGACGACCAGCGAGGCCGCGGCGGGCGTGGGCAGCGCCTTGAACACCCACGTGCGGTAGGACCAGAACCTGAAGATCGTGGCGATGCCGATACCGGTGAACTTGAAGAAGTTCGTCGCGAGCGAGCCGTCCCAGCCGAGCCCGTAGGTGGCGGTGTACAGCACGCCGTTCTCGATGACCAGGCCGATCACGCTGAACGCGGCGAACAGCGTCAGCTCGCGCGTGCGCGTGTGGCTGCTGTTGTCGGCGCGGTCCCGGTAGGCGAAGTAGCGGAAGCCGAGGTAGTTCGACGCGATGGCCACCACGGTCGCTATGACGCTGGCGCGCACCACCTGGAGGTCGGTCGTGCTGCGGATCAGGTTGAACACGCCCATGTTCACCAGCACGCCCAGCCCGCCGACCGCCCCGAACTTGGCGACCTCCCGGGCCATACCGCGTATGCGTTCGAGGGCGGGGGCGTTCTTCGGCGTGCTCATGTGATGGATCAGTCCTGTCCGTCGTCGCCGCCCTGCGTGCGGGAGGCGTCACTCGTCGTCGACGAACCCACGTCTCGGCGCACAGTCTTCTGCGTCACACGTATCCGTCAACCGAATCTCGTCGCCCGTCCATGGTAAGTGCCGCCCCCCGGCTGCGTCCGCCCCCGGCGCCCCGTGCGACGCACGGCACACGGGGGCCCGGCGAGTCCTCGCCAGGGCTGCGTCCGGATGGCGGAATACCGACGGATACCCTGGAGGAGTGACGTTCCCGGTAGTCGGCATGGTCGGCGGCGGACAGCTCGCCCGCATGACCCACGAGGCGGGTATCCCCCTCGGCATCAGATTCAAGCTCCTCAGTGACACCCCACAGGACTCGGCGGCCCAGGTCGTGAACGATGTCGTCATCGGCGACTATCGCGACCTGGAGACGCTGCGTGCCTTCGCGCGCGGCTGTGACGTGATCACCTTCGACCACGAGCATGTACCCATCGAACACCTGCGGGCCCTGGAAGCGGACGGCATCCCCGTCCGCCCGGGGCCCGACGCGTTGATGCATGCCGCCGACAAGGGGGTGATGCGCGCCCGCCTCGACGAGATCGGCGCGCCCAGCCCCCGCCACCGGATCGTGAGCGATCCGGCGGACGCGGTGGCCTTCGCGGACGAGGTCGGCGGGTTCCCCGTCATCCTCAAGACGGTGCGCGGCGGCTACGACGGCAAGGGCGTGTGGTTCGTCCGCACACCCGAGGACGCGCAGGCCCCCTTCAAGGCGGGCGTCCCCGTCCTGGCCGAGGAGAAGGTGGACTACGTCCGCGAGCTCGCGGCCAACATCGTCCGCTCCCCGCACGGCCAGGCGGTGGCCTACCCCGTGGTGGAGTCCGTCCAGGTCGACGGCGTGTGCGACACGGTGATCGCGCCCGCCCCGAACCTGTCGGAGGAGCTGGCGGGCGAGGCGCAGGCGCTGGCCCTGCGGATCGCGAAGGAACTCGGCGTGACCGGTCACCTGGCCGTCGAACTGTTCGAGACCACCGACGGCCGGATCCTGGTCAACGAACTGGCCATGCGCCCGCACAACAGCGGCCACTGGACCCAGGACGGCGCGGTCACCTCCCAGTTCGCCAACCACGTACGGGCGGTCCTGGACCTGCCGCTGGGCGACCCGCGCCCGCGCGCCCGCTGGACGGTCATGGCGAACGTCCTGGGCGGCGATTACCCCGACATGTACGCGGCCTACCTGCACTGCATGGCCCACGACCCGCAGCTCAAGATCCACATGTACGGCAAGGACGTGAAACACGGCCGCAAGGTCGGCCACGTCAACACCTACGGCGACGACCTGGACGATGTGCTGGAGCGCGCACGTCACGCAGCCGGCTACCTCAGAGGGACGATCACCGAATGAGCACCAGCTCTACCGCAGGCCCCTCGGGCCCCGTCATCGGCATTGTCATGGGCTCCGACTCGGACTGGCCGGTCATGGAGGCCGCAGCCCAGGCGCTGGACGAGTTCGAGATCCCCTACGAGGTCGACGTCGTCTCCGCGCACCGGATGCCGCGCGAGATGATCGCGTACGGGGAGCGGGCCGACGCACGCGGCCTCAAGGCCATCATCGCGGGCGCCGGCGGCGCCGCCCACCTGCCCGGCATGCTCGCGTCGGTCACCCCGCTGCCCGTGATCGGCGTCCCGGTACCGCTCAGGTACCTCGACGGCATGGACTCCCTGCTGTCGATCGTCCAGATGCCCGCCGGGGTTCCCGTGGCCACCGTCTCCGTCGCCGGAGCGCGCAACGCGGGCCTGCTGGCCGTACGGATGCTGGCCGCGCACGACACGGAGCTGCTGGCCCGGATGCGGGACTTCCAGCAGGAGCTGAACGACCAGGCCACCGAGAAGGGCAAGCGGCTGCGTACGAAGGTCGCCGGCACGGAGTCCTTCGGGTTCGGCAAGTGAGCGCCGCGCAGCGCCTGGCCGAGGCGCGCGAGCTGCTGGCCGAGCACCCCGTGGTGGACGGCCACAACGACCTGCCCTGGGCGCTGCGCGAGCAGGCCCGCTACGACCTGGACCGGCTGGACATCGCCGGCGACCAGCGCGGCACCCTGCACACCGACATCCCCCGGCTGCGCGCCGGGGGTGTCGGTGCGCAGTTCTGGTCCGTCTTCGTACGGTCGGACTACGCGGGCGACACGGCGGTCAGCGCCACCCTCGAACAGATCGACGGCGTCGCCCAGCTGATCGCCCGTTACCCCGAGGACTTCGCCCGGGCGCTGACGGCGGACGACATGGAGACGGCCCGCGCCGAGGGCCGGATCGCCTCGCTGATGGGCGCCGAGGGCGGGCACTCCATCAACAACTCGCTCGCCACCCTGCGCGCCCTGCACCAGCTCGGCGTGCGGTACATGACGCTCACGCACAACGACACCATCGACTGGGCGGACTCGGCCACCGACGAGGCCCGGCACGGCGGCCTCACCGGCTTCGGCCGCGAGGTCGTGCGCGAGATGAACCGCATCGGCATGCTCGTCGACCTCTCGCACGTCGCCGAGACGACGATGCGGGACGCCATCGAGGTGTCCACCGCGCCGGTGATCTTCTCGCACTCCTCCGCGCGTGCCGTGTGCGACCACCCGCGCAACGTCCCGGACGACGTGCTGGCGCTGCTCCCGGCCAACGGCGGGGTGGCCATGGCCACCTTCGTGCCGAAGTTCATCCTGCCCGGGGCCGTGGAGTGGACGCTGGCCGCCGACGAGAACCTGCGCGCGCACGGCTTCCACCACCTCGACACCACGCCCGGGGCGATGGCCCTGCACCGGGCCTTCGAGGCGGAGCACCCGCGCCCGGTGGCCACGGCCGCCACCGTCGCGGACCACCTGGACCACATGCGCGAGGTGGCGGGCGTCGACCACATCGGCATCGGCGGCGACTACGACGGCACGGCCTTCACCCCGTGCGGGCTGGACGACGTGGCGGGCTACCCGAACCTGATCGCGGAGCTGCTGACCCGCGGCTGGTCCCGTGCCGACCTGGCCAAGCTGACCTGGTCCAACGCGGTACGGGCGCTGCGCGACGCCGAAGCGGTGGCGCGCGACCTGTCGGCGACCCGCGGCCCCTCCAACGCGGTGATCTAGAGCCGGGACGCCTTGGCGTTCGGGTGCCCGCCCCGCGGTGACACCCGAACGCCACACCCGCCGTGAACCCGGGCGCCCCGCGTGTCACCGTGGCCAGACGAACCCCGCTTCTCTCCCTGCTGCGCCGAGACCGGAGCGAACGCCATGGCCGACTTGCAGGACGAACCCCTTCCGAGCCCCGGCACCGACGTGGGCCCCGGCTCCTTGGGATCCGACGACCTCGCCGCCCAGGGCGCGGCACCCGGGGCCCTGGACCGGGCCATGGAGCTGCTGTCCGAGCACCCCGTCGCCGACGGCTGCAACACCCTGGTCTGGACGCTGCGCCAGAGCCCGTACCACGACATCGACACCCCGGACCTCGGTGTCGACACCGACATCCCCAGGCTGCGCGCCGGCGGGGTCGGCGCCCAGTTCTGGTCCCTGCTGACGCCGAGCGAGGCGCCGGCCTGCGACCAGGTGGTCTCCGAGACCCTGGAGCAGATCGACGTGGCGCTGTCCCTCGTGCGCCGCTACCCCGACAGCCTGTGCCTCGCGCTGACCCCCGGCGACATGGTGGACGCCCGCAACCGGGGCCGGATCGCCGCGTTCCTCGGCCCGGTGCCCGGCCGGACGCTGAGCGGCTCGCTGGGGGCGCTGCGCGCGTTCCACGCGCTGGGCGTACGCGTCCTCGCGCCCGCCGGGGCGCCCTGGGCGCGGGAGGGCCTGACGGTCTTCGGCCACGAGGTGGTCAAGGAGATGAACCGGCTGGGCATGCTGGTGGACCTGGCCGGATGCCCGTCGGCGGTGGCCTGCCAGCTCGCGGGCGCCTCCAAAGCGCCGGTCATCATCTCGAACACCGGGGCCGCGGCCCTCAACCCGCATCCGTCGAACGTGGCCGACGAGGTGCTGCTCGCGCTGCGCGCGGCGGGCGGGCTGGCGATGGTCACCTTCGACACCGAGCGGACCGGGGACTCCCTGCACGCGGTGGCGGACCACGTGGACCACGTACGGGCGCTCGCGGGCCCGAACGGCGTCGGCCTCGGCGCCGCTTTCGGGGCCGAACCCGGCAGCCCCCGCCCGGCCGGCCTGACCGACCCCTCGGGCTACCCGAGGCTGGTCGCCGAACTCCTGGAGCGCGGTTGGACGGAACCCGACCTGGCCCTGCTCACCTGGGGCAACGCCCAACGCGTCCTGCGTGACGCGGAGTTCACCGGCCGCGCGGCCCAACACCGCCGCCCGGCCTAGCCTGCCCGGCCCCGGCGGGCGCCGCGCAGCGCCCGGCCCAGCCGCGCGCTCCCACACGCGCGCCCCGGCCCCGCGCTCCGGCCCCGCGCTCCAGCCGCGCGCTCTAGCCGCGCTCGGCCCGGGCGGGTCCGGGTGTCCGGGCCGGGCCGGGCTCCACGCCTGCGGTGCTGACGGTCGCCTTCCACAGCCGGACGCCGGACCAGACGGTCGCGTAGAGCAGGACGCCGTTGCGGGCGCACAGCAGGAGCGTGCCGAACCAGGTGTTCTGCAGGACGTCGCCGTACCAGACGGGGAACACCAGCGACGTCAGCACCGCGGCGGCGGCCAGCAGCCATGCGACCGGGCGCTGGGTGGTGTGCCTGGAGGTCAGGCAGACGGCCGCGAGGCCGAGCAGCCAGATCATGTACTGGGGGCTGATGACGCGGCTGGTCACGGTGAACACCATGACCGCGCAGAGCGCGGCGTCCAGCGGGGTCGCGGTCGTCCAGCGACGCGCCTTGACCCGCCACAGGAGCAGCAGCAGGAAGCCGGCCACGGTGAGGGCGAGCGAGGCCCGCGCGATGACCGGGACGTACGGGCCGACGTACTCGAAGGCGCCGTACTGGAAGGCGATCTTCCCCGGCCAGACCTTCGTCCTCATGGCGAGCATCAGCGCCGAGCCGCCGACGGACTCGACCTGGACGCCCCGGTCGCCCTGGTTGCCGAGGAAGCCGAGGGAGTCCCGGAAGAGGGCCGCGAAGACGGCGAGCAGCGCCGCGCAGGACAGGGCGGCCGCGACGACGGCCTCCCGCGTGGACCTGCCGCGCGGGGTGCCCAGCAGGGTGAGCAGCGGCCACACCTTGACCATCGCGCCGATGCCCGCGATCACACCGCCGAGCCGGGGGCGGTGGCGCAGGCACAACAGCGAACCGACCGCGAGCAGCGTCACCTGGAGGTCGTAGCGCGCGAACGGCGTCGCCATCAGCAGCGGCAGCGTGACCAGCCAGAGCAGGGCGCCGGCCATGCTGCCGTCACTGCGGCGGGCGGCGCGGACCAGGCCGGCGAGGATGACGCCGTCGCAGAGCACCGTCAGGGCGACGAAGGCCTGGAAGTAGGTGAGGAACGGCAGCAGGTCGGGCGAGAGGAAGATCGCCGCGGCCGCCGGCGGGTACTGCCAGGTGATGTCGTCGTGCGGCATCGACCATGTGATCAGGACTTGGTACCAGGTGTGGTACGTCCCGCTGACGTCCACGCGCACGAGGTTCGAGCTGTGGAAGTCGTGCACGAGCAGCCACAGCATCAGCGCCCGGGTGGCCGACCAGAGGGCCACTACCCCCACGAGGGCGCCGCGTCCCCGCCCGGCTCCCGGGGAGGTTCCCTGCCCGTCGTGCGGGGCCGCCGGGGCCGAGTCGGGGGCGGCCGGGGGGCTGCTGGTAGCGCTCATCGGCCGCCACTCTACCGATCCGCCGCCCCGCGAGGTGCCCGGTGCGGACGGGGTGCGGGCGCTCGGACGCGCGGCGTCCGGCTGAGGCCCCGGACCCTCGGGCGCGCGGCGCCCGGCTGAGGCCCCGGGCCCTCGGGCGCGCGGCGCCCGGCTGAGGCCCCGGACCCTCGGACGCGTGGCATCCGGCTGAGGCGCGCCCCTTCAGGCGCGCGGCCGCCCCATCGCCCGGTAGGTCCACCCGGCGCCCCGCCACAGGTCGGGGTCGAGGGCGTTGCGGCCGTCCAGGACGAGGCGGTCGGTGACGACCTCGCCCAGCGCGGCCGGGTCCAGCTCGCGGAACTCCCGCCACTCGGTGAGGTGCAGGACGACCTCCGCGCCCCGCGCCGCCGCGACGGCGGACTCCGCGTAGCCGAGGGTCGGGAAGACGCGCCGCGCGTTCTCCATGCCCTTCGGGTCGTAGACGGTGACCTGGCCGCCCTGGAGGTGGATCTGCCCGGCGACGTTCAGCGCGGGGGAGTCGCGCACGTCGTCGGAGTCCGGCTTGAAGGTGGCGCCGAGCACCGCGACGCGCTTGCCGAGGAAGGAGCCGCCGACCGCTTCGCGCGCCAGCTCCACCATGTGCCCGCGGCGGCGCATGTTGATGGAGTCGACCTCGCGCAGGAACGTCAGCGCCTGGTCCGCGCCCAGCTCGCCCGCCCGCGCCATGAACGCCCGGATGTCCTTGGGCAGGCAGCCGCCGCCGAAGCCGATGCCGGCCCGCAGGAACTTGGAGCCGATCCGCTCGTCGTAGCCGATCGCCTCCGCCAGCTTCACCACGTCACCGCCGGCCGCCTCGCAGACCTCGGCCATGGCGTTGATGAAGGAGATCTTCGTCGCGAGGAAGGAATTGGCGGCCGTCTTGACCAGCTCCGCGGTGGGGAAGTCCGTCACCACCAGCGGTGTGCCCTCAGCCATCGGCGTCTCGTAGACCTCCCGCAGCACCTTCTCGCCGCGGTCGCCCTGTACGCCGATCACGATCCGGTCCGGGTGCAGGGTGTCCTGCACCGCGAAGCCCTCCCGCAGGAACTCCGGGTTCCACGCCAGCTCCACGTCCGCGCCCGCCGGGGCCAGCGCCGCCAGCTTCGCCGAGAGGCGCTCCGCGGAGCCCACCGGAACCGTGGAC
This Streptomyces sp. NBC_00539 DNA region includes the following protein-coding sequences:
- a CDS encoding dipeptidase, producing the protein MSAAQRLAEARELLAEHPVVDGHNDLPWALREQARYDLDRLDIAGDQRGTLHTDIPRLRAGGVGAQFWSVFVRSDYAGDTAVSATLEQIDGVAQLIARYPEDFARALTADDMETARAEGRIASLMGAEGGHSINNSLATLRALHQLGVRYMTLTHNDTIDWADSATDEARHGGLTGFGREVVREMNRIGMLVDLSHVAETTMRDAIEVSTAPVIFSHSSARAVCDHPRNVPDDVLALLPANGGVAMATFVPKFILPGAVEWTLAADENLRAHGFHHLDTTPGAMALHRAFEAEHPRPVATAATVADHLDHMREVAGVDHIGIGGDYDGTAFTPCGLDDVAGYPNLIAELLTRGWSRADLAKLTWSNAVRALRDAEAVARDLSATRGPSNAVI
- a CDS encoding glycosyltransferase family 87 protein, encoding MSATSSPPAAPDSAPAAPHDGQGTSPGAGRGRGALVGVVALWSATRALMLWLLVHDFHSSNLVRVDVSGTYHTWYQVLITWSMPHDDITWQYPPAAAAIFLSPDLLPFLTYFQAFVALTVLCDGVILAGLVRAARRSDGSMAGALLWLVTLPLLMATPFARYDLQVTLLAVGSLLCLRHRPRLGGVIAGIGAMVKVWPLLTLLGTPRGRSTREAVVAAALSCAALLAVFAALFRDSLGFLGNQGDRGVQVESVGGSALMLAMRTKVWPGKIAFQYGAFEYVGPYVPVIARASLALTVAGFLLLLLWRVKARRWTTATPLDAALCAVMVFTVTSRVISPQYMIWLLGLAAVCLTSRHTTQRPVAWLLAAAAVLTSLVFPVWYGDVLQNTWFGTLLLCARNGVLLYATVWSGVRLWKATVSTAGVEPGPARTPGPARAERG
- a CDS encoding ATP-binding protein, producing the protein MRRRLINSTLAVVLVVIAVFGVSLVIVETRTITSSAQDRIGSEALRLVGIVETDVLEGKPVDADALADQLDMGRYARITVPGRPPVEVGERIPDSVIRGTARGEQGEVVVVEESRSTVTKEVGRTLVVVGAVALLAVVAAVLLAVRQANRLASPLTDLAETAERLGSGDPRPRHKRYGVPELDRVADVLDSSAERIARMLTAERRLAADASHQLRTPLTALSMRLEEITVTDDLETVREEASIALTQVERLTDVVQRLLTNSRDPRTGSAVPFDLDEVVKQQVEEWRPAYRSAGRAIVRSGKTGVRAVGTPGAVSQVLATLVENALMHGGGTVALRTRVIGNQAVLEVTDEGPGVPPDLGNRIFERAISGRNSTGIGLAVARDLAEADGGRLELLQTQPPVFALFLSRTAPATTEPERPVR
- a CDS encoding GtrA family protein, translating into MSTPKNAPALERIRGMAREVAKFGAVGGLGVLVNMGVFNLIRSTTDLQVVRASVIATVVAIASNYLGFRYFAYRDRADNSSHTRTRELTLFAAFSVIGLVIENGVLYTATYGLGWDGSLATNFFKFTGIGIATIFRFWSYRTWVFKALPTPAAASLVVEQRDGQPATATPATPAAPLAPEPAATPVR
- a CDS encoding 5-(carboxyamino)imidazole ribonucleotide synthase, producing MTFPVVGMVGGGQLARMTHEAGIPLGIRFKLLSDTPQDSAAQVVNDVVIGDYRDLETLRAFARGCDVITFDHEHVPIEHLRALEADGIPVRPGPDALMHAADKGVMRARLDEIGAPSPRHRIVSDPADAVAFADEVGGFPVILKTVRGGYDGKGVWFVRTPEDAQAPFKAGVPVLAEEKVDYVRELAANIVRSPHGQAVAYPVVESVQVDGVCDTVIAPAPNLSEELAGEAQALALRIAKELGVTGHLAVELFETTDGRILVNELAMRPHNSGHWTQDGAVTSQFANHVRAVLDLPLGDPRPRARWTVMANVLGGDYPDMYAAYLHCMAHDPQLKIHMYGKDVKHGRKVGHVNTYGDDLDDVLERARHAAGYLRGTITE
- the purE gene encoding 5-(carboxyamino)imidazole ribonucleotide mutase, which encodes MSTSSTAGPSGPVIGIVMGSDSDWPVMEAAAQALDEFEIPYEVDVVSAHRMPREMIAYGERADARGLKAIIAGAGGAAHLPGMLASVTPLPVIGVPVPLRYLDGMDSLLSIVQMPAGVPVATVSVAGARNAGLLAVRMLAAHDTELLARMRDFQQELNDQATEKGKRLRTKVAGTESFGFGK
- a CDS encoding UDP-glucose dehydrogenase family protein codes for the protein MAPLKITVIGTGYLGATHAAAMAELGFEVLGLDVVPEKIEMLAAGRVPMYEPGLEELLAAHVAGLPGSSGRLRFTRSWEEVGAFGDVHFLCVNTPQKHGEYACDMSYVDSALESLAPHLTRPVLVVGKSTVPVGSAERLSAKLAALAPAGADVELAWNPEFLREGFAVQDTLHPDRIVIGVQGDRGEKVLREVYETPMAEGTPLVVTDFPTAELVKTAANSFLATKISFINAMAEVCEAAGGDVVKLAEAIGYDERIGSKFLRAGIGFGGGCLPKDIRAFMARAGELGADQALTFLREVDSINMRRRGHMVELAREAVGGSFLGKRVAVLGATFKPDSDDVRDSPALNVAGQIHLQGGQVTVYDPKGMENARRVFPTLGYAESAVAAARGAEVVLHLTEWREFRELDPAALGEVVTDRLVLDGRNALDPDLWRGAGWTYRAMGRPRA
- a CDS encoding membrane dipeptidase, which encodes MADLQDEPLPSPGTDVGPGSLGSDDLAAQGAAPGALDRAMELLSEHPVADGCNTLVWTLRQSPYHDIDTPDLGVDTDIPRLRAGGVGAQFWSLLTPSEAPACDQVVSETLEQIDVALSLVRRYPDSLCLALTPGDMVDARNRGRIAAFLGPVPGRTLSGSLGALRAFHALGVRVLAPAGAPWAREGLTVFGHEVVKEMNRLGMLVDLAGCPSAVACQLAGASKAPVIISNTGAAALNPHPSNVADEVLLALRAAGGLAMVTFDTERTGDSLHAVADHVDHVRALAGPNGVGLGAAFGAEPGSPRPAGLTDPSGYPRLVAELLERGWTEPDLALLTWGNAQRVLRDAEFTGRAAQHRRPA